DNA sequence from the Oceanipulchritudo coccoides genome:
AACAGCTGTTCCTTTGATTTCCAAAGGTCCTCGCTTTGCGTCTTGAGAAACTCGTGCCGCTCCTTGAGTTCCTTGTATTCCTCAATCGCTACAAGATTGACGGGCCCCATCGACTGGATCCTGCTACGCAAGGACGAGATTTCCCCCTCCACTTCATCCCAATCGACTGGTTCCAGACTGGCCCGTTCCTCATCGGTGGGGTCTGGTCGTTCCTGCAGGGATTCCATTTCCTCGGGAGTCGTCTCCTCAATATCCACACGAATACGCTCGGGCAGGCTTTCCCCGGCTTTCCACAGTTCCAGTTTCCAGTCAATTTCCGCGGCCTCGCGCTCATAATCACGCTGGCATTCCTCCGCAATAAACTGCAAACGGGATTCCTGCCGGGCAAGCGCCACTTCGGTCTTGTTCAGCTCGGCGGCCATGTTCCTCTGGGCCTCCCGCTTCGGGGCAAAGCCCTCCTCGACAACCGCAATCTTCTGCTCGACTTCCTTGAGCACCAACCGGTCCTTCTCAAGTGCTTCACGCACCATATCCAGACGCTTTTGGATTTCCTTCTCCGCCTGAACATGTTCACCGGATTCCTTTTCCAGGGATGAAATGCTCTTTTTCAGCTGCTCGACTTCCTCAAGCCGCTTGATGCGCGTCTCTTGTGTCTCCTTGGAGCGCTGTTGCAGATCGTTTAGGCCGCGATCCAGAAGTTCGAGCCGCTGGCGCTTCTGCGACACATCAAACCGCACTTCATCAAAGGCCTCCCGCTTGGTTTCACGCTCCTTGCGAAGACTGGCGACGGACTCCTCCGCTTCTCCAATCTGTTTTTTCCAAGCCTCGATATCCGCCTCAGTCTCCTCAAGTTCCTTCCGGGCCTTTTCCAGCCGGGAAGTCGATTCATCCTTGTGCGATTCCAGTTTTTCAAGATCCGCGGACTTTGTCTCATGCAGCCGGGCCTTGCCTTGAAGGGTTTGCTCAATCCCCTGTTTCTGCGTGCTCAGGGTCGTCAGTTCCGTACCGGTTTCTGAAAGGAGCTGCGTTTGCTCATCAATACGCTTTTCCGCTGCATCCAGTTTGCCCTGGATTTGCTCTGCTTCAAGGCGTCGACGCTCATGCTCGTCCTCGAGGGCTGAAAGATCCTTCGCAAAGGCCTTCAGCTGATTCTGACGCGACAGGAAAGAGCTGTTTTCTTTCTTGGCACTAGTCGACCCCGCGAGGACTACACCACGCGCATCGATGACCTCATTGTTCCGTGTGACGGCCAGGAAAAAGGGAAAGTCCGGATTGGCCTCCCAATAGTTCAGAAATGAATCCAAATCGTCGGCGATGTAACAACCGGCAAGAAATGTATCGAGAAATGCCTGCACATCGGCATCCGCCGAGCTGACAACCGAGCCGGCGGGGATAATACTACCCGGCAACTTGTCCGCGATGGAAGGGAAAGCGCTGGAACCGGCAGGCTTGGCCAGCAAACTGGCCCGGCCAATCCGCTTTTCAATCAGGGATTGCGCCAGCGGACGGAGAACTTTGGGGTCGCGAAGGAGAATTCCATCACTCGCCGCGCCCAGAAGAAACTCGACCGCGGAGGTAAAGCCCTCTCCCACTTTGAGCTGCTTGAGGAAAACCGTAAAGCTGCCTTCCGGAGCCACAGTCTCCAGCTTTCCCTGGAGGATTGCCTTTGCCCCCTCGGAAAAACCTTCAAATTTTGCCTGTAAGCCCTCCAATACAGTCACCTGCGCCTGCAGACTGGCCCGACGGCGCTCGGCTTCCTGAATAGCAACCTGCAGGTCGCGGAAGGCATGCGTCAATTCCTGCCGTTTTGTCTTAAGCTCCTCAAGCTTGGCGACTTGCTTTTCCTTGTCTTTCTCCCTCGTTTCACGAGTCCGCTCAAGAGTGGCAAGATCCTGCTGGAGGACTTCCTTGTCGTTTTTCAGGGTCTGCAGCTCCTCCATGAGGTTGGCATGCCGCACCTGATAAGTTGTTAAATCGAGTTCCAGCCCGCTGCAATTGCTTCGCAAGCGGCTGACCGCATTCTCTTTGGCGACCAGTCCCTGCTTCAAGCGGGAGAGGTCAGTCTCTGAGCCATTGAGTTGCTTTTGCAGCTCAGCCAGATCAGCGCTGCGCTTCTGGAATTCCTCATCGGAATTGCCGAACATATCAAGCTGCTCCTGCTTGAGTTTTGTCTCTCCGGCCAACTTGCCTGCAATGAGCTCCTCCTCCTCTGAAAGGCGAGCCAGCTCGTCCTTGATCTCGCTGATGCGCCGCCCGATGTCTTCCTTGCGCAGGCTGGCCATCTCGGATCGATTGGACGCGTTTTCCTTCTCGGAGCGCAACTCGTAGACCTGCTTTTGCGCCTCTTCCAATCGCTGTCTCAGCCCGAGCGCTTCATCGCGCTTGCTCGTCAGGCTGGATTCCGAGGCATCAAGCTCCTGGTTCAGCTTTTCCATCTGCTCGGCCAGAACATCCTTTTTCCGCCGATTCGCCTCAGATTCGGTATTTAATTCCCCGAAACGGAACCCGTTATGGGCCAGATCGAGGTGGCTCAGGCGGTGATGGATCCGCTGGTAGCGCAGGGCCTTGGAGGCCTGGCGCTTGAGCGAACCGGTCTGCCGGGCAACTTCCTCCATCACATCGGTCACGCGCGACAGGTTGGCATCCACCTGGGAAAGCTTGTTCAGTGCTTCCCGGCGTTGTGCCTTGTATCTGGAGATTCCCGCGGCCTCCTCAAAAATCGCCCGGCGCTCGCTGGGATTGCTCGAAAGGACCTGGTCAATCTGCCCCTGCAGCATGAAGGAGTAACTGACCTGCCCAACTCCTGTATCGAGAAAGAGATTGTGAATGTCCTTCAACCGGCAGGGTTTGCCGTTGAGGAGGTATTCGCTTCCCCCGTCGCGGATCACCCGACGGGTCACCTCCACTTCATGGTGAGCCGTCCCGAGGCTGTCTTCACAGTCAGTGAAGACCAACGAGACCTCACATAAATTAACTGGCTTGCGGTTGGAAGTGCCTTGAAAGATCACATCCTGCATGCCCCCGGCACGCAGGGATTTAGCACTCTGCTCCCCCAGTACCCAGCGGAGCGCGTCCGCAATATTGCTCTTTCCGCAACCGTTGGGGCCCACAATGGCGGTCACTCCGCGCTGCAGATCCAGACGGGTCGGATCCGCAAAACTTTTGAAGCCATGAAGTCGGA
Encoded proteins:
- the smc gene encoding chromosome segregation protein SMC codes for the protein MYLKELRLHGFKSFADPTRLDLQRGVTAIVGPNGCGKSNIADALRWVLGEQSAKSLRAGGMQDVIFQGTSNRKPVNLCEVSLVFTDCEDSLGTAHHEVEVTRRVIRDGGSEYLLNGKPCRLKDIHNLFLDTGVGQVSYSFMLQGQIDQVLSSNPSERRAIFEEAAGISRYKAQRREALNKLSQVDANLSRVTDVMEEVARQTGSLKRQASKALRYQRIHHRLSHLDLAHNGFRFGELNTESEANRRKKDVLAEQMEKLNQELDASESSLTSKRDEALGLRQRLEEAQKQVYELRSEKENASNRSEMASLRKEDIGRRISEIKDELARLSEEEELIAGKLAGETKLKQEQLDMFGNSDEEFQKRSADLAELQKQLNGSETDLSRLKQGLVAKENAVSRLRSNCSGLELDLTTYQVRHANLMEELQTLKNDKEVLQQDLATLERTRETREKDKEKQVAKLEELKTKRQELTHAFRDLQVAIQEAERRRASLQAQVTVLEGLQAKFEGFSEGAKAILQGKLETVAPEGSFTVFLKQLKVGEGFTSAVEFLLGAASDGILLRDPKVLRPLAQSLIEKRIGRASLLAKPAGSSAFPSIADKLPGSIIPAGSVVSSADADVQAFLDTFLAGCYIADDLDSFLNYWEANPDFPFFLAVTRNNEVIDARGVVLAGSTSAKKENSSFLSRQNQLKAFAKDLSALEDEHERRRLEAEQIQGKLDAAEKRIDEQTQLLSETGTELTTLSTQKQGIEQTLQGKARLHETKSADLEKLESHKDESTSRLEKARKELEETEADIEAWKKQIGEAEESVASLRKERETKREAFDEVRFDVSQKRQRLELLDRGLNDLQQRSKETQETRIKRLEEVEQLKKSISSLEKESGEHVQAEKEIQKRLDMVREALEKDRLVLKEVEQKIAVVEEGFAPKREAQRNMAAELNKTEVALARQESRLQFIAEECQRDYEREAAEIDWKLELWKAGESLPERIRVDIEETTPEEMESLQERPDPTDEERASLEPVDWDEVEGEISSLRSRIQSMGPVNLVAIEEYKELKERHEFLKTQSEDLWKSKEQLLEAIDEINTTSQSMFAETFAKIRENFHYTFETLFGGGRADLTLVDAEDVLESGIDITAQPPGTRLRNLGLLSGGQKTMTAVALLFAIYMVKPSPFCVLDEIDAPLDDANIGRFTGMLEGFLEFSQFLIITHNKRTISVADTIYGATMQEKGVSRLVSMRFNKSTGKAELHEKEEDS